A section of the Elizabethkingia anophelis R26 genome encodes:
- a CDS encoding MliC family protein, with product MKKVLLGIVALAIIVAACNSKKEKSDAETLTKNDSVVVDQKDSTAVNTKIEFDNDGSLYISSDEQYHFRIISKQDESKPAKILLRNDISGRIYDMERVISASGEKYQDVDGNYFWLKGDNFSFGKADKVVAEGSIAGKPKEEH from the coding sequence ATGAAGAAAGTACTTTTAGGAATCGTCGCTCTGGCAATTATTGTCGCTGCCTGTAACAGTAAAAAAGAAAAATCCGATGCTGAAACACTTACAAAAAATGATTCTGTAGTTGTGGACCAAAAGGATAGTACTGCAGTAAACACAAAAATAGAGTTTGACAACGACGGTTCATTATATATTTCTTCAGATGAACAATATCATTTCCGTATTATCTCTAAACAAGATGAAAGTAAGCCTGCAAAGATTCTTCTACGTAACGATATCAGTGGCAGAATTTACGATATGGAAAGAGTAATTAGTGCCAGCGGCGAAAAATACCAGGATGTAGATGGAAATTATTTCTGGTTAAAAGGTGATAATTTTAGTTTTGGTAAGGCTGATAAAGTTGTTGCTGAAGGATCTATTGCCGGAAAACCCAAAGAAGAACACTAA